In Pseudomonas lalkuanensis, the following are encoded in one genomic region:
- a CDS encoding lysophospholipid acyltransferase: MDKLKGALVVGFLRLFALLPWRAVQAVGATIGWLMWKLPNRSREVVRINLSKCFPELSPAELEQRVGQSLMDIGRTLTESACAWIWPAEKSIGLVREVEGLEVLREALASGKGVVGITSHLGNWEVLNHFYCAQCKPIIFYRPPKLKAVDELLQKQRVQLGNRVAPSTKEGILSVIKEVRKGGAVGIPADPEPSLSAGLFVPFLGTRALTSKFVPGMLAGGKARGVFLHALRLPDGSGFKVILEAAPEAMYSENVEEAVTAMSAVVEKYVRAYPTQYMWSMKRFKKRPEGEKKWY, translated from the coding sequence GTGGATAAGCTGAAAGGCGCGCTGGTCGTCGGTTTCCTGCGCCTCTTTGCCCTGCTTCCGTGGCGCGCCGTGCAAGCGGTCGGCGCCACCATCGGCTGGCTGATGTGGAAACTGCCGAACCGTTCCCGCGAAGTGGTGCGGATCAACCTGTCCAAATGCTTTCCCGAACTGTCGCCGGCGGAGCTGGAACAGCGTGTGGGCCAGAGCCTGATGGACATCGGCAGGACCCTTACCGAGAGCGCCTGCGCCTGGATCTGGCCGGCGGAGAAGTCCATCGGCCTGGTGCGCGAGGTGGAAGGGCTGGAGGTGCTGCGCGAGGCCCTGGCCAGCGGCAAGGGTGTGGTCGGCATCACCAGCCACCTGGGCAACTGGGAAGTGCTCAACCACTTCTACTGCGCCCAGTGCAAACCCATCATCTTCTACCGCCCGCCCAAGCTGAAGGCAGTGGATGAACTGCTGCAGAAGCAGCGGGTGCAGCTGGGCAACCGCGTGGCGCCGTCCACCAAGGAAGGCATCCTCAGCGTCATCAAGGAGGTGCGCAAGGGCGGCGCCGTGGGCATCCCCGCCGACCCGGAGCCGAGCCTGTCCGCCGGCCTCTTCGTGCCCTTCCTCGGCACTCGTGCCCTGACCAGCAAGTTCGTTCCCGGCATGCTCGCCGGCGGCAAGGCGCGCGGCGTCTTCCTGCACGCCCTGCGCCTGCCCGATGGCTCGGGCTTCAAGGTGATCCTGGAAGCCGCGCCCGAGGCCATGTACAGCGAGAACGTGGAAGAAGCGGTCACCGCCATGAGCGCTGTGGTGGAGAAATATGTGCGGGCCTATCCCACCCAATACATGTGGAGCATGAAACGCTTCAAGAAACGCCCCGAGGGCGAGAAGAAGTGGTACTGA
- a CDS encoding PilZ domain-containing protein: MANQRQFPRTPMKCRIRISLPGFGELIAQTRDLSDGGVYVRHPDLARLPLGTVVTGQVQDLPMEAPILEMEVIRVDAEGAGFSFLPTG, encoded by the coding sequence ATGGCGAACCAGCGGCAATTTCCCCGAACTCCGATGAAATGCAGGATCAGGATCAGCCTCCCGGGCTTCGGTGAGCTGATTGCCCAAACCCGCGACCTGTCCGATGGCGGCGTCTATGTCCGGCATCCCGACCTGGCCAGACTGCCCCTCGGGACCGTCGTCACTGGCCAGGTCCAGGACCTGCCCATGGAGGCGCCCATCCTGGAAATGGAAGTGATACGGGTGGATGCCGAAGGGGCCGGGTTCAGCTTCCTGCCGACCGGCTGA
- a CDS encoding SDR family NAD(P)-dependent oxidoreductase: MSQHEFENRLAVVTGASSGIGLSVVELLLARGARVLAMSRSAGALDGLKARYGDALRWQPGDVTRAADLAALAEVAGSLGPVDCLVPNAGIARLADGLDTAAFAAQWAVNGAGALDTLAALRDRLAPSASVVFIGTFLSRVTFPGLAAYIASKSALKAQVRTLAVEMAARGVRLNLVSPGPTATPIWSTLGLGDEDLAAVAGTVNQRLLGGRFLEPEAVAEVILFLLSPAARGLYGQDLVVDSGYTLR; the protein is encoded by the coding sequence ATGTCCCAACACGAATTCGAGAATCGCCTTGCCGTGGTCACTGGAGCCAGCTCCGGCATCGGCCTGTCCGTCGTCGAGCTGCTCCTGGCCCGTGGCGCCCGCGTACTGGCCATGAGCCGGAGCGCCGGAGCGCTGGACGGCCTCAAGGCGCGCTACGGCGACGCCCTGCGCTGGCAGCCCGGAGACGTCACCCGCGCCGCCGACCTGGCTGCCCTTGCCGAAGTGGCCGGCAGCCTGGGGCCGGTGGATTGTCTTGTACCCAACGCTGGCATCGCTCGCCTGGCCGATGGCCTGGATACCGCCGCTTTCGCGGCCCAGTGGGCGGTCAACGGGGCCGGCGCCCTGGATACCCTCGCGGCGCTGCGCGACCGGTTGGCGCCGTCCGCGTCCGTAGTGTTCATCGGTACCTTCCTGTCCCGGGTGACCTTCCCCGGCCTCGCCGCCTACATCGCCTCGAAGAGCGCGCTGAAAGCCCAGGTGCGCACCCTGGCGGTGGAAATGGCGGCGCGTGGCGTGCGCCTGAACCTGGTGTCCCCCGGCCCCACCGCCACACCCATCTGGTCGACCCTGGGCCTGGGCGATGAGGATCTGGCCGCGGTAGCCGGTACGGTGAACCAGCGTCTGCTGGGCGGCCGCTTCCTCGAGCCCGAAGCAGTCGCCGAGGTCATCCTGTTCCTGCTCTCGCCGGCCGCGCGGGGCCTGTACGGGCAGGATCTGGTGGTGGACAGCGGCTATACGCTGCGCTGA
- the ehuA gene encoding ectoine/hydroxyectoine ABC transporter ATP-binding protein EhuA, with the protein MVRFQGVHKSYGSFTVLNDLNLEVKANEKVAIIGPSGSGKSTLLRVLMTLETIDKGLIEVDGEPLTHIPRNGRLVPAPESHIRRVRGKIGMVFQSFNLFPHMSALQNVMEAPVQVLGLGKAEARERGVQLLDMVGLGNKLDHYPSQLSGGQQQRVAIARALAMRPKVMLFDEVTSALDPELCGEVLNVIRKLGDEHNLTMLMVTHQMGFAREFADRVCFFHQGRILEQGTPEAFFGNPREERTRCFLSAVKEAN; encoded by the coding sequence ATGGTGCGCTTCCAGGGCGTGCACAAGAGCTACGGCAGCTTCACCGTGCTCAACGACCTCAACCTGGAGGTGAAGGCCAACGAGAAAGTAGCGATCATCGGCCCCAGCGGCTCGGGCAAATCCACCCTGCTGCGGGTGCTGATGACCCTCGAGACCATCGACAAGGGCCTGATCGAAGTCGACGGCGAACCGCTGACTCACATCCCTCGCAACGGCCGCCTGGTCCCCGCACCGGAAAGCCACATCCGCCGCGTGCGCGGCAAGATCGGCATGGTGTTCCAGAGCTTCAACCTGTTCCCGCACATGAGTGCGCTGCAGAACGTGATGGAAGCACCGGTGCAGGTGCTCGGCCTGGGCAAGGCCGAGGCGCGTGAACGGGGCGTCCAGCTGCTGGACATGGTCGGCCTGGGCAACAAGCTGGATCACTACCCCTCGCAGCTCTCCGGCGGCCAGCAGCAGCGCGTGGCCATTGCCCGGGCGTTGGCGATGCGACCCAAGGTGATGCTCTTCGACGAAGTGACCTCGGCCCTCGACCCGGAGCTTTGCGGCGAGGTGCTCAATGTGATCCGCAAGCTGGGTGACGAACACAACCTGACCATGCTGATGGTGACGCACCAGATGGGCTTCGCCCGCGAGTTCGCCGACCGTGTGTGCTTCTTCCACCAGGGCCGGATACTCGAGCAGGGCACGCCGGAAGCCTTCTTCGGCAATCCTCGGGAAGAACGTACCCGCTGCTTCCTCAGCGCGGTGAAGGAGGCCAACTGA
- the ehuD gene encoding ectoine/hydroxyectoine ABC transporter permease subunit EhuD: MNLFDWDFTLQILPQLVQASLKTIGITLVAFALAVVLGLFLAVARRNRHFWLSWPAASVIEFIRSTPLLIQVYFLFYVLPSYGLNMTALVAGTLGIALHYACYTAEVYRAGLDSVPRGQWEAVTALNLSPWKAYRDVILPQAIRPILPALGNYLIAMFKDTPVLSAITVVEIMQQAKNIGSESFRYLEPITLVGLFFLTISIVLAFGVRQVESRTALR; the protein is encoded by the coding sequence ATGAACCTGTTCGACTGGGACTTCACCCTGCAAATCCTGCCGCAGCTCGTGCAGGCCTCGCTCAAGACCATCGGCATCACCCTGGTGGCCTTCGCCCTGGCCGTGGTCCTGGGCCTGTTCCTGGCGGTGGCACGGCGCAACCGGCACTTCTGGCTGTCATGGCCGGCCGCGTCGGTGATCGAGTTCATCCGCAGCACCCCGCTGCTGATCCAGGTGTACTTCCTGTTCTACGTGCTGCCCAGCTACGGCCTGAACATGACCGCGCTGGTGGCCGGCACGCTGGGCATCGCCCTGCACTACGCCTGCTACACCGCCGAGGTCTACCGCGCCGGCCTGGACTCGGTGCCGCGTGGCCAGTGGGAGGCGGTCACCGCGCTGAACCTCTCGCCCTGGAAGGCCTACCGCGACGTGATCCTGCCCCAGGCCATCCGGCCGATCCTGCCGGCGCTGGGCAACTACCTGATCGCCATGTTCAAGGACACCCCGGTGCTCTCGGCGATCACCGTGGTGGAAATCATGCAACAGGCGAAGAACATCGGCTCCGAGAGCTTCCGTTACCTGGAACCCATCACCCTGGTGGGCCTGTTCTTCCTGACCATCAGCATCGTCCTGGCCTTCGGGGTCAGGCAGGTGGAATCGCGCACTGCGCTGCGCTGA
- the ehuC gene encoding ectoine/hydroxyectoine ABC transporter permease subunit EhuC, producing the protein MGELLPLLLQGAWVTVQITVFGSLLAILTAILAALGRMSPIAPLRWLSTGYIELFRGTSLLVQLFWLFFVLPLPPFNLEMTPYSVAILGLGLHIGAYGAEVMRGAIASVAKGQYEAAIALNMSPATRFRRVILPQALLCAIPPGTNLLIELLKNTSLVSLITLSDLTFRARQLDQATFQTLEIFALSLVLYFILAQAIAFLMRRIERRLSHGRIRGGLA; encoded by the coding sequence ATGGGTGAATTGCTTCCGCTGTTGCTGCAGGGCGCCTGGGTTACCGTCCAGATAACCGTCTTCGGCTCGCTGCTCGCCATCCTCACCGCCATCCTCGCCGCGCTCGGGCGCATGTCGCCCATCGCGCCGCTGCGCTGGCTCTCTACCGGCTACATCGAACTGTTCCGCGGCACCTCGCTGCTGGTCCAGCTGTTCTGGCTGTTCTTCGTTCTGCCGCTGCCCCCCTTCAACCTGGAAATGACGCCCTACAGCGTGGCCATCCTCGGCCTGGGGCTGCACATCGGCGCCTATGGCGCAGAAGTGATGCGCGGCGCCATCGCCTCGGTGGCCAAGGGGCAGTACGAAGCCGCCATCGCCCTGAACATGTCGCCGGCAACGCGCTTTCGCCGGGTCATCCTGCCGCAGGCGCTGCTCTGCGCCATACCGCCGGGCACCAACCTGCTGATCGAGCTCTTGAAGAACACCTCGCTGGTGTCGCTGATCACGCTGTCGGATCTCACCTTCCGCGCCCGCCAGCTGGATCAGGCGACCTTCCAGACCCTGGAGATCTTCGCGCTGTCGCTGGTGCTCTACTTCATCCTCGCCCAGGCCATCGCCTTCCTGATGCGTCGCATCGAGCGCCGCCTGAGCCACGGCCGCATCCGCGGAGGTCTGGCATGA
- the ehuB gene encoding ectoine/hydroxyectoine ABC transporter substrate-binding protein EhuB, with protein sequence MSTATPPFHHRLLAACLLLGALGASVAQAETSLERIKSSGTIRIGYANEAPFAFTDTSGKVTGESPEIATQVFKQMGIDKVEPVLTEWGALIPGLRAGRFDVIAAGMYITPPRCKQVLFTDPHYQIPDTLLVPKGNPKNLHSYADIAKDPSLRLAVMSGTVELGYARQSGVKDEQIVQVPDTTAQLQAVRAGRADASVGTALTMKGLAAKGGEQVEAVTNFKDDPAHTGYGALAFRPEDKDLRDAVNQQLKTWLGSEEHLKTVEPFGFDRSNLTDKTAAALCSQS encoded by the coding sequence ATGAGTACCGCAACCCCTCCCTTCCACCATCGCCTCTTGGCCGCTTGCCTGTTGCTGGGGGCGCTCGGCGCTTCAGTAGCCCAGGCCGAGACGTCCCTCGAGCGGATCAAGTCGAGCGGAACCATCCGCATCGGCTATGCCAACGAGGCGCCCTTCGCCTTCACCGACACCTCCGGCAAGGTCACCGGCGAATCCCCGGAGATCGCCACCCAGGTGTTCAAGCAGATGGGCATCGACAAGGTCGAGCCCGTGCTCACCGAATGGGGCGCGCTGATTCCGGGCCTGCGCGCCGGGCGCTTCGACGTGATCGCCGCCGGCATGTACATCACCCCGCCGCGCTGCAAGCAGGTGCTCTTCACCGACCCGCACTACCAGATTCCGGACACCCTGCTGGTGCCCAAAGGCAATCCGAAAAACCTGCATAGCTATGCCGATATCGCGAAGGACCCGAGCCTGCGCCTGGCCGTGATGTCCGGTACCGTGGAACTGGGCTACGCGCGGCAGTCCGGCGTGAAGGACGAGCAGATCGTCCAGGTGCCCGATACCACCGCGCAGCTGCAGGCGGTGCGCGCCGGCCGTGCCGACGCCAGCGTGGGTACCGCCCTGACCATGAAAGGCCTGGCCGCCAAGGGCGGCGAGCAGGTGGAAGCGGTCACCAACTTCAAGGACGACCCGGCCCATACCGGCTACGGCGCCCTGGCCTTCCGCCCGGAGGACAAGGACCTGCGCGACGCGGTGAACCAGCAGCTCAAGACCTGGCTGGGCAGCGAGGAGCACCTGAAGACCGTTGAGCCCTTCGGCTTCGATCGCTCCAACCTGACCGACAAGACCGCCGCGGCGCTCTGTTCCCAGTCCTGA
- the ehuR gene encoding MocR-like ectoine utilization transcription factor EhuR codes for MESWRQALAALRGGESKYKSLVQAIAREIEQGELRDGQRLPPQRQVADRLAISVQTVTNAYKELERQGLVRCEVGRGSFVSRRMTEGVSRYMLDHPERSLVDLSIASIVHTHEHDRLWRETCRELAQEDDQPWMRACRPIAGFEAHRDAAVHWLARQGMAVQRDDLLITNGAAHGLFLALASLAGPDDVVLCENLTDHGVIGSSQVLGFTLKGLEHDREGIDPEHFEDLCGNERITALVCTPNLNNPTSSLMPDSRRREIAEIARRYGVYVIEDDVYGPLLDERRAPPISHYLPEQSFYCTSFTKSVLTGLRIGYLVMPRRLALRTESILRVNSWMATPLMAEVASRWVLGGQAQALLERQRDLLVRRNALVSEHLGDYVLGQHPHALNAWVGIPSHWELDSLVRELRHRRIAVTSPDPFMVRGTPRPRAVRLCLGADCSEKRLAGALRNMHELFGQYPKIHDLGGMHM; via the coding sequence ATGGAATCCTGGCGTCAGGCCCTGGCCGCCCTGCGGGGCGGCGAATCCAAGTACAAGTCACTGGTCCAGGCCATCGCCCGCGAAATCGAGCAGGGCGAGCTGCGCGACGGCCAGCGCCTGCCGCCGCAACGCCAGGTCGCCGACCGTCTGGCCATCAGCGTGCAGACCGTGACCAACGCCTACAAGGAGCTGGAACGCCAGGGGCTGGTGCGCTGCGAAGTGGGGCGCGGCAGCTTCGTGTCCCGGCGCATGACCGAGGGTGTCTCGCGCTACATGCTCGATCACCCGGAACGTTCCTTGGTGGACCTCTCCATCGCCAGCATCGTTCACACCCATGAGCACGACCGCCTGTGGCGTGAGACCTGCCGCGAGCTGGCGCAGGAGGATGACCAGCCCTGGATGCGCGCCTGCCGGCCGATCGCCGGTTTCGAGGCGCACCGCGATGCAGCCGTGCACTGGCTGGCCCGGCAGGGCATGGCGGTACAGCGCGACGACCTGCTGATCACCAATGGCGCCGCCCACGGCCTGTTCCTCGCCCTCGCCTCGCTGGCCGGCCCGGATGACGTGGTGCTTTGCGAGAACCTCACCGACCACGGCGTGATCGGCAGCTCCCAGGTGCTCGGCTTCACCTTGAAGGGGCTGGAGCACGACCGCGAGGGCATCGACCCCGAGCATTTCGAGGACCTCTGCGGTAACGAGCGGATCACCGCGCTGGTCTGCACCCCCAACCTGAACAACCCCACCAGCAGCCTGATGCCCGATTCGCGGCGCCGCGAGATCGCCGAGATCGCCCGGCGCTATGGCGTCTACGTGATCGAGGACGACGTCTACGGTCCGCTGCTCGACGAGCGCCGCGCGCCACCCATCAGCCACTACCTGCCGGAGCAGTCCTTCTACTGCACCAGTTTCACCAAGTCGGTACTCACCGGGTTGCGCATCGGCTACCTGGTGATGCCCAGGCGCCTGGCCCTGCGCACTGAGAGCATCCTGCGGGTGAACAGCTGGATGGCCACTCCGCTGATGGCCGAAGTAGCCAGCCGCTGGGTCCTCGGCGGCCAGGCCCAGGCCCTGCTGGAGCGCCAGCGCGACCTGCTGGTGCGGCGCAACGCCCTGGTCAGCGAGCACCTCGGCGACTACGTGCTCGGCCAGCATCCCCACGCCCTCAACGCCTGGGTCGGCATCCCGTCGCACTGGGAGCTGGACAGCCTGGTGCGCGAGCTGCGCCACCGGCGCATCGCGGTCACCTCGCCCGACCCCTTCATGGTGCGCGGAACGCCCCGGCCCCGTGCCGTGCGCCTGTGCCTTGGCGCCGACTGCAGCGAGAAGCGCCTGGCCGGCGCCTTGCGCAACATGCACGAACTCTTCGGGCAGTACCCGAAAATCCACGACCTGGGCGGCATGCACATGTAA
- the eutB gene encoding hydroxyectoine utilization dehydratase EutB: MSQAQPSILLRELLHARQRIRHLVRRTPLEYSPSLSARLGVPVYLKLESQQITGSFKLRGASNAVALLDDAQKARGVVAASTGNHGRALAHAATAQGVQATICLSRLVPQNKVQAIRDLGARVVIVGDSQDDAQAEAERIAREEGATLLPPFDHPHIIAGQGTLGLEILEQLPEVRQVLVPLSGGGLFAGVALAMNYADPSIRLHGISMRRGAAMHASLAAGHPVEVEELPTLADSLGGGIGLDNRYTFAITRALCDQVHLLDEASIAAGIRHAYREERQVVEGAGAVGIAALLDGLIEPEGPVVVVVSGRNIAIEQHLRVITEDPCHG, from the coding sequence ATGTCCCAGGCCCAGCCCAGCATCCTGCTGCGCGAACTGCTCCATGCCCGCCAGCGCATCCGCCACCTGGTACGCCGCACGCCGCTGGAGTATTCGCCGAGCCTGTCGGCCCGGCTGGGCGTGCCGGTCTACCTGAAGCTCGAATCCCAACAGATCACCGGCAGCTTCAAGCTGCGTGGCGCCAGCAACGCCGTGGCCCTGCTCGATGACGCGCAGAAGGCCCGGGGCGTGGTGGCCGCCTCCACCGGCAACCATGGCCGCGCCCTCGCCCACGCCGCCACCGCCCAGGGCGTGCAGGCCACCATCTGCCTGTCGCGCCTGGTGCCGCAGAACAAGGTGCAGGCGATCCGCGATCTTGGCGCCCGCGTGGTGATAGTCGGCGACAGCCAGGACGACGCCCAGGCCGAAGCCGAGCGCATCGCCCGCGAGGAAGGCGCCACCCTGCTGCCGCCCTTCGACCATCCCCACATCATTGCCGGCCAGGGCACCCTCGGCCTGGAAATCCTCGAGCAGCTGCCCGAGGTGCGCCAGGTGCTGGTACCGCTCTCCGGCGGCGGCCTGTTCGCCGGCGTCGCCCTGGCCATGAACTACGCCGACCCGAGCATCCGCCTGCATGGCATCAGCATGCGCCGCGGCGCCGCCATGCACGCCAGCCTGGCCGCCGGCCACCCGGTGGAAGTGGAGGAACTGCCGACCCTGGCGGACTCCCTGGGCGGCGGCATCGGCCTGGACAACCGCTACACCTTCGCCATCACCCGCGCGCTCTGCGACCAGGTCCACCTGCTCGACGAAGCCTCCATCGCCGCCGGCATCCGCCACGCCTACCGCGAGGAGCGGCAGGTGGTGGAAGGCGCCGGCGCGGTGGGCATCGCCGCCCTGCTGGATGGCCTGATCGAGCCCGAGGGGCCGGTGGTGGTGGTGGTCAGCGGCCGCAACATCGCCATCGAACAACACCTGCGAGTCATCACAGAGGACCCCTGCCATGGCTGA
- the eutC gene encoding ectoine utilization protein EutC translates to MADVILLSETDLRACVAIDPDSVDAVEQAFRLLATAPVAMPPILRLDVPEHNGEVDVKTAYLPGLPRFAIKVSPGFFDNPKLGLPSLNGMMMLLNSRTGLLDALLLDNGYLTAVRTAAAGAVAARWLSREDSSRAALIGAGEQARLQLKALCLVRDIRSATVWARDADKARECAAELSCSLGLPVEAAASVDAALDGADIAITTTPSREPLIKRRHLHPGLHITAMGSDAEHKNEIAADALVAVDRYVADRLSQTRVLGELHHAIAAGLVAPDANFAELGQVIAGQQPGRRSASDITLCDLTGTGAQDTAIAGLAYHRAQRMGKGFTFHS, encoded by the coding sequence ATGGCTGACGTCATCCTGCTCAGCGAAACCGACCTGCGCGCCTGCGTGGCCATCGACCCGGACAGCGTCGACGCCGTGGAACAGGCTTTCCGCCTGCTGGCCACGGCGCCGGTGGCCATGCCGCCGATCCTGCGCCTGGACGTGCCCGAACATAACGGCGAGGTGGACGTGAAGACCGCCTACCTGCCCGGCCTGCCGCGCTTCGCCATCAAGGTCAGCCCCGGCTTCTTCGACAACCCCAAGCTCGGCCTGCCCAGCCTCAACGGCATGATGATGCTGCTCAATTCGCGCACCGGGTTGCTGGATGCGCTGCTGCTGGACAACGGCTACCTCACCGCCGTGCGCACCGCCGCCGCGGGCGCAGTGGCCGCGCGCTGGCTGTCCCGCGAGGACTCCAGCCGCGCCGCGCTGATCGGCGCCGGCGAGCAGGCGCGCTTGCAGCTCAAGGCCCTGTGCCTGGTGCGTGATATCCGCAGCGCGACCGTCTGGGCGCGGGACGCGGACAAGGCCCGCGAGTGCGCCGCCGAGCTGAGTTGCAGCCTGGGCCTCCCGGTGGAGGCAGCCGCCAGCGTCGACGCCGCCCTGGATGGCGCCGACATCGCCATCACCACCACGCCCAGCCGCGAACCGCTGATCAAGCGCCGCCACCTGCATCCCGGCCTGCACATCACCGCCATGGGTTCGGACGCCGAGCACAAGAACGAGATCGCCGCCGACGCCCTGGTGGCGGTGGACCGCTACGTCGCCGACCGCCTCAGCCAGACCCGCGTCCTCGGCGAACTGCACCACGCCATCGCCGCCGGCCTGGTGGCGCCCGACGCCAACTTCGCCGAGCTCGGCCAGGTCATCGCCGGGCAGCAGCCGGGGCGCCGCTCGGCCAGTGACATCACGCTCTGTGACCTCACCGGCACCGGGGCCCAGGACACCGCCATCGCCGGGCTCGCGTACCACCGCGCCCAGCGCATGGGCAAGGGCTTCACCTTCCACAGCTGA
- the doeA gene encoding ectoine hydrolase DoeA (DoeA (degradation of ectoine A) is also called EutD (ectoine utilization D).), producing the protein MSAPPIQPNLPFERSEYAQRLAKVRASMQERGLELLLVSDPSNMAWLTGYDGWSFYVHQCVLLALDGEPVWFGRGQDANGARRTVFMDPANIVGYPDHYVQSTERHPMDYLALEVIAARGWDALTIGVELDNYYFSAAAYQSLHKHLPKARFRDATALVNWQRAIKSPREIEYMRIAARIVEGMHTRILERIEPGMRKNELVAEIYDAGIRGADGHGGDYPAIVPLLPTGVDASAPHLTWDDAPFERGAGTFFEIAGCYKRYHCPLSRTIYLGKPPQHFLDGEKAVVEGIAAGLDAAKPGNTTGDIARAFFGVLAKFGIHKDSRCGYPIGISYPPDWGERTMSLRPNDNSVLQPGMTFHFMPGLWLDDWGLEITESILITDNGVETLCNYPRQLFVKD; encoded by the coding sequence ATGTCCGCACCACCGATCCAGCCGAACCTCCCCTTCGAGCGTTCGGAATACGCCCAGCGCCTGGCCAAGGTGCGCGCCTCCATGCAGGAGCGCGGCCTGGAACTGCTGCTGGTTTCCGACCCGTCCAACATGGCCTGGCTCACCGGCTATGACGGCTGGTCCTTCTACGTCCACCAGTGCGTGCTGCTGGCGCTGGACGGCGAGCCGGTCTGGTTCGGCCGGGGCCAGGACGCCAACGGCGCGCGCCGCACCGTGTTCATGGACCCGGCCAATATCGTCGGCTACCCCGACCACTACGTGCAGTCCACCGAACGCCACCCCATGGATTACCTGGCGCTCGAAGTGATCGCCGCGCGCGGCTGGGACGCCCTGACCATCGGCGTCGAGCTGGACAACTACTACTTCAGCGCGGCGGCCTACCAGTCGCTGCACAAGCACTTGCCGAAGGCGCGCTTCCGGGACGCCACGGCGCTGGTCAACTGGCAGCGGGCGATCAAGTCGCCCCGCGAGATCGAGTACATGCGCATCGCTGCGCGGATCGTCGAAGGCATGCACACGCGCATCCTCGAACGCATCGAGCCGGGCATGCGCAAGAACGAACTGGTGGCGGAGATCTATGACGCCGGCATCCGTGGTGCCGACGGCCACGGCGGCGACTACCCGGCCATCGTGCCGCTGCTGCCCACCGGGGTGGACGCCAGCGCGCCGCACCTGACCTGGGACGACGCGCCCTTCGAACGCGGCGCCGGCACCTTCTTCGAGATCGCCGGCTGCTACAAGCGCTACCACTGCCCGCTGTCGCGCACGATCTACCTGGGCAAGCCGCCGCAGCATTTCCTCGACGGCGAGAAGGCCGTGGTCGAAGGCATCGCCGCCGGCCTGGACGCCGCCAAGCCGGGCAACACCACCGGCGATATCGCCCGCGCCTTCTTTGGCGTGCTGGCCAAGTTCGGCATCCACAAGGACAGCCGCTGCGGCTACCCGATCGGGATCAGTTATCCGCCGGACTGGGGCGAGCGCACCATGAGCCTGCGGCCGAACGACAACAGCGTGCTGCAGCCGGGTATGACCTTCCACTTCATGCCGGGCCTGTGGCTGGACGACTGGGGGCTGGAGATCACCGAAAGCATCCTGATCACCGACAACGGCGTGGAAACCCTCTGCAACTATCCGCGCCAACTCTTCGTGAAGGACTGA